A single genomic interval of Croceibacter atlanticus HTCC2559 harbors:
- the eno gene encoding phosphopyruvate hydratase, with protein sequence MSIIIDIRARQIFDSRGNPTVEVDVITENGVLGRAAVPSGASTGEHEAVELRDGGKAYMGKGVQKAVDNVNSIIAQELMGVSVFEQEYIDKQMCEIDGTANKSKLGANAILGVSLAVAKAAANELNLPLYRYVGGVAAKTLPVPMMNIINGGSHSDAPIAFQEFMVMPVKAKNFTHAMQMGSEIFHNLKKVLHERNLSTAVGDEGGFAPTLDGTEDALDSIKLAVENAGYTFGDEIMIALDCAAAEFYVDGKYDYKKFEGESGVTRTSEEQAQYLADLTKKYPIISIEDGMDENDWNGWKSLTEKVGDNVQLVGDDLFVTNVERLSRGIKEGIANSILIKVNQIGTLSETIAAINMAQNAGYTCVMSHRSGETEDNTIADLAVALNCGQIKTGSASRSDRMAKYNQLLRIEEELGDTAYFPGRLAFKI encoded by the coding sequence ATGAGTATAATAATTGATATTAGAGCAAGACAAATATTTGATTCAAGAGGAAACCCAACGGTAGAGGTAGATGTTATTACAGAAAACGGTGTGCTTGGCCGTGCAGCAGTTCCTTCAGGAGCTTCAACTGGAGAGCACGAAGCGGTAGAGTTACGTGATGGTGGTAAAGCATATATGGGTAAAGGCGTGCAAAAAGCTGTTGATAACGTAAACTCAATCATTGCTCAAGAGTTAATGGGTGTTTCTGTTTTTGAGCAGGAATATATCGATAAACAAATGTGTGAGATAGATGGTACAGCTAACAAATCTAAGCTAGGAGCTAATGCTATTTTAGGAGTATCATTGGCTGTTGCAAAAGCTGCCGCAAATGAATTAAACTTACCATTGTATAGATATGTTGGTGGCGTAGCTGCTAAAACACTGCCAGTACCAATGATGAATATCATAAATGGCGGCTCACATAGTGATGCACCAATTGCTTTTCAAGAATTTATGGTAATGCCTGTTAAAGCAAAAAACTTTACGCATGCAATGCAAATGGGTTCTGAAATATTTCATAACCTTAAAAAAGTACTTCACGAAAGAAATTTAAGCACGGCAGTAGGAGATGAAGGAGGTTTTGCGCCAACTTTAGATGGTACAGAAGATGCTTTAGACAGTATTAAGCTAGCTGTTGAAAATGCAGGGTACACTTTTGGTGATGAGATTATGATTGCATTAGACTGTGCGGCAGCAGAGTTTTATGTAGATGGTAAATACGATTATAAAAAATTTGAAGGCGAATCTGGAGTTACAAGAACCTCAGAAGAACAAGCTCAATATTTAGCAGACCTTACCAAAAAATATCCAATTATTTCTATTGAAGATGGTATGGATGAAAACGATTGGAATGGTTGGAAATCTTTAACTGAGAAAGTAGGCGATAATGTACAATTAGTAGGAGACGATTTATTTGTGACTAATGTTGAAAGACTTTCTAGAGGTATAAAAGAAGGTATCGCCAACTCAATTCTTATTAAAGTAAACCAAATAGGAACATTGTCTGAAACTATTGCGGCAATCAATATGGCGCAGAATGCAGGTTATACTTGTGTAATGTCTCATAGATCTGGAGAAACAGAAGATAATACTATTGCAGACTTAGCTGTAGCGCTAAACTGTGGTCAAATTAAAACAGGATCTGCATCTCGTAGTGACCGTATGGCTAAGTACAATCAATTACTTCGTATTGAAGAAGAATTGGGTGATACGGCTTATTTTCCAGGCCGCTTGGCGTTTAAAATTTAG
- the secY gene encoding preprotein translocase subunit SecY has translation MKFIQTLKNIWKIEELKNRILVTLGLLLVYRFGAQVVLPGIDADQLGQFSGNFAGGGIGGLLDAFTGGAFSNASIFALGIMPYISASIVVQLMGIAIPYLQKLQKDGESGRRKINQITRWLTIAICLVQAPGYLASLPALGVPTEAFVLGLTFQFYFTSVIILVTGTIFAMWLGEKITDKGIGNGISLLIMVGIIATLPQAFAQEWVSRVNQSNGGLIMILIELVIWFFIIFASVMLVMAVRQIQVQYARRTQSGGYEKDVFGSRQFIPLKLNASGVMPIIFAQAIMFIPAAVAGLSESETSQGVAAAFSDIFGFWYNLVFALLIIVFTYFYTAITVPTNKIADDLKRSGGFIPGIRPGTETSEYLDKIMSQITLPGSIFLALIAIFPAIVGGLLGIQQGWALFFGGTSLLIMVGVAIDTMQQINSYLLNRHYDGLMKTGKNRKAVA, from the coding sequence ATGAAATTTATCCAAACTTTAAAAAATATCTGGAAGATTGAGGAACTTAAAAACAGAATCCTTGTAACACTTGGTTTGTTATTAGTTTACCGTTTTGGTGCTCAAGTTGTTTTACCAGGTATTGATGCTGATCAACTTGGTCAGTTTTCTGGAAATTTTGCAGGTGGCGGTATTGGAGGCCTTTTAGATGCTTTTACTGGAGGTGCATTTTCTAATGCTTCAATTTTTGCATTAGGTATTATGCCTTACATTTCAGCATCTATTGTTGTACAGTTAATGGGTATTGCTATACCTTACTTACAAAAGCTTCAAAAGGATGGAGAAAGCGGAAGACGTAAAATTAATCAAATTACAAGATGGTTAACAATTGCAATATGTTTGGTGCAAGCACCAGGTTATTTAGCAAGTTTACCAGCATTAGGTGTGCCAACAGAAGCCTTTGTATTAGGATTAACATTCCAATTTTACTTTACATCTGTTATTATCTTAGTTACAGGAACAATATTTGCAATGTGGCTAGGTGAAAAAATTACAGATAAGGGTATAGGAAATGGTATATCATTATTAATTATGGTTGGTATTATTGCTACTCTACCACAAGCATTTGCACAAGAATGGGTGTCTAGAGTAAATCAATCTAACGGTGGTCTAATAATGATCCTTATAGAGCTAGTAATTTGGTTCTTTATCATATTTGCTTCAGTAATGTTAGTAATGGCTGTGCGACAAATTCAAGTACAATATGCTAGAAGAACACAATCTGGAGGATATGAAAAAGATGTTTTTGGTTCACGCCAATTTATACCACTAAAATTAAATGCATCTGGTGTAATGCCTATCATTTTTGCTCAAGCAATTATGTTTATACCAGCAGCAGTAGCAGGATTATCAGAGTCTGAAACGTCTCAAGGTGTTGCAGCAGCATTTAGTGATATCTTCGGATTTTGGTATAATTTAGTATTTGCGTTATTAATCATTGTATTTACGTACTTTTACACCGCAATTACAGTACCTACTAATAAGATTGCAGATGATTTAAAGAGAAGTGGAGGTTTCATACCAGGAATAAGACCTGGAACAGAAACTTCTGAATACTTAGACAAGATTATGTCTCAAATTACACTTCCAGGATCTATTTTCCTTGCACTAATTGCTATTTTTCCAGCAATTGTAGGAGGATTATTAGGTATTCAACAAGGTTGGGCATTGTTCTTTGGAGGAACATCACTATTAATTATGGTTGGTGTTGCAATAGATACAATGCAGCAAATAAACTCGTACTTGTTGAACAGGCATTATGACGGGTTAATGAAAACAGGTAAGAATAGAAAAGCAGTAGCATAA
- the rpsM gene encoding 30S ribosomal protein S13: MARIAGVDIPKQKRGVIALTYIFGIGRSRAQEVLKNANVSEDKKVSDWNDEEISRIRQQVGQFTIEGELRTEVSLSIKRLMDIGCYRGIRHRSGLPLRGQRTKNNSRTRKGKRKTVANKKKATK, translated from the coding sequence ATGGCAAGAATTGCAGGTGTTGATATACCAAAACAAAAGCGAGGAGTTATAGCATTAACCTATATCTTCGGAATTGGCAGAAGTAGAGCCCAAGAAGTTCTTAAGAATGCTAATGTAAGTGAAGACAAAAAAGTATCAGACTGGAATGATGAGGAAATCAGTAGAATTCGTCAGCAGGTAGGTCAGTTCACTATTGAAGGTGAATTACGTACAGAAGTGTCTTTAAGCATTAAGCGTTTAATGGATATTGGTTGTTATCGTGGTATTCGCCACAGAAGTGGTTTACCATTACGTGGTCAGCGTACTAAGAACAACTCTCGTACTCGTAAAGGAAAACGTAAAACTGTTGCTAACAAGAAGAAGGCAACTAAATAA
- a CDS encoding T9SS type A sorting domain-containing protein gives MKTLIILFFLLTTLYYAQAQDSQLLDKEWTLDHITLDNLNYYPPFENGEGSDSQIEFYDSEVSELVVVFCSFISVVYEFSSTSSEFTTIGSWGGSTNQCFNEDNQNYEGMYYNDFWLTHNDTSNNTFSYNIVTGDDGTMMLTITNENGDQAFYNSAALGVEDNAGQQITIFPNPAEDVFHIINEMPSSISSLTIYNIKGKRILQKDNISKNEIIDVSSLPSGLYLVDVNNTEGHREVIKLVKR, from the coding sequence ATGAAAACCTTAATCATATTATTTTTTTTACTAACTACTTTATATTATGCTCAAGCCCAAGACTCGCAGCTTCTTGACAAAGAATGGACTTTAGATCATATAACACTCGATAATTTAAATTATTATCCTCCTTTTGAGAATGGTGAGGGTTCAGATTCTCAAATTGAATTTTATGATTCAGAAGTCAGTGAGTTAGTTGTTGTGTTTTGTTCATTTATAAGTGTCGTATATGAATTTTCTTCAACAAGCTCGGAATTCACAACGATAGGAAGCTGGGGAGGCTCTACTAATCAATGTTTTAATGAAGATAATCAAAATTATGAAGGTATGTACTACAATGATTTTTGGCTTACACATAACGATACCTCCAATAATACATTTTCTTATAACATTGTTACTGGAGATGATGGCACAATGATGCTCACTATCACCAACGAGAACGGCGATCAGGCCTTTTATAACAGTGCAGCACTTGGAGTTGAGGATAATGCAGGACAACAAATTACCATATTTCCTAATCCTGCGGAAGATGTGTTTCACATTATAAATGAGATGCCGTCTTCAATTTCTAGTTTGACTATATATAATATTAAAGGAAAACGGATCTTGCAAAAGGACAATATTTCCAAGAATGAAATAATAGATGTATCCTCATTACCATCAGGACTATATCTTGTAGATGTAAATAACACGGAAGGTCATCGTGAAGTTATAAAATTAGTAAAACGCTAA
- the rpsE gene encoding 30S ribosomal protein S5 codes for MYQKYKNVELVKPSGLELKDRLVGVQRVTKVTKGGRAFGFSAIVVVGDESGVVGQGLGKSKEVSEAISKAVEDAKKNLVRIPLNKGTLPHEQKGKYGGARVLLMPAATGTGVIAGGAIRAVLEAVGVHDVLSKNQGSSNPHNVVKATFDALLQLRSADTIAKQRGVSLDKVFNG; via the coding sequence ATGTATCAGAAGTATAAAAATGTAGAGCTTGTTAAACCAAGCGGATTAGAGTTAAAAGATCGTTTAGTAGGCGTACAACGTGTAACTAAAGTTACTAAAGGTGGTAGAGCATTCGGTTTTTCTGCAATTGTAGTTGTAGGAGATGAATCTGGTGTTGTAGGACAAGGTTTAGGAAAATCTAAAGAAGTTTCTGAAGCTATTTCTAAAGCAGTAGAAGATGCAAAGAAAAACTTAGTACGTATTCCTCTTAATAAAGGAACACTACCACACGAGCAAAAGGGTAAATATGGTGGAGCTAGAGTATTGCTTATGCCTGCAGCAACCGGTACAGGAGTAATTGCTGGTGGTGCAATACGTGCAGTATTAGAAGCAGTTGGTGTACATGATGTATTATCAAAGAACCAAGGTTCATCAAACCCACATAACGTGGTAAAAGCAACTTTTGATGCATTATTACAATTACGTAGTGCAGATACAATTGCAAAACAACGTGGTGTCTCTTTAGACAAAGTATTTAACGGATAA
- the carA gene encoding glutamine-hydrolyzing carbamoyl-phosphate synthase small subunit — MRYQDHKPALILLADGTIFHGKSVGNVEGTTFGEVCFNTGMTGYQEIFTDPSYFGQIMVTTNAHIGNYGTFSDDVESDDIKIAGLVCRNFSYNFSRQRSDMSLEQFLKENNLLSISNVDTRALVAYIRDNGAMNAVISTRVNEIDALKKELAEVPTMAGLELASKVSTKEPYFIGEKDAKYKIAALDIGVKKNILRNLAKRDCYVKVFPYNSTYEEMSKFNPDGYFLSNGPGDPEPLKDAIILAKIIIEKNKPLFGICLGHQVIGLAIGVSTYKMHNGHRGINHPIKNLTSGKGEITSQNHGFAINIEEAENHPDIEVTHRHLNDNTIAGLKHKSKNCFSVQYHPEASPGPNDATYLFDDFITLIENSKPVTA; from the coding sequence ATGAGATATCAAGATCATAAACCCGCATTAATTTTATTGGCAGATGGCACCATTTTTCATGGTAAATCTGTAGGAAACGTAGAAGGCACCACTTTTGGCGAAGTGTGCTTTAATACTGGTATGACTGGTTACCAAGAAATCTTTACAGACCCATCTTATTTTGGTCAGATTATGGTAACTACCAATGCTCATATTGGTAACTACGGTACTTTTTCTGATGATGTAGAAAGTGACGATATTAAAATTGCTGGCTTAGTTTGCCGTAATTTTAGTTATAATTTTTCAAGACAACGTAGTGATATGTCTCTTGAGCAGTTTTTAAAAGAAAACAACTTATTATCTATCTCGAACGTAGACACTCGTGCTCTTGTTGCATACATAAGAGATAATGGCGCTATGAATGCTGTAATTTCAACACGTGTAAATGAAATAGACGCTCTTAAAAAAGAATTGGCAGAAGTTCCTACAATGGCTGGTTTAGAGCTTGCATCTAAGGTGTCTACTAAAGAGCCGTATTTTATTGGAGAGAAAGATGCAAAATATAAAATCGCTGCTTTAGACATTGGAGTAAAGAAAAACATACTTAGAAACTTAGCTAAAAGAGATTGTTACGTTAAGGTTTTTCCATACAATTCTACATACGAGGAGATGAGTAAATTTAATCCAGACGGATATTTCTTGTCTAATGGACCTGGAGATCCAGAACCATTAAAAGATGCCATAATTTTAGCTAAGATAATTATTGAAAAGAACAAACCTTTGTTTGGTATTTGTTTAGGGCATCAAGTTATAGGATTGGCAATTGGAGTTTCAACCTATAAAATGCATAATGGTCATCGTGGAATAAATCATCCTATTAAAAACCTTACTTCGGGTAAAGGAGAAATTACATCTCAAAACCATGGGTTCGCGATTAATATTGAGGAAGCAGAAAATCATCCAGATATCGAAGTTACTCATCGCCATCTCAATGATAATACTATTGCAGGCTTAAAACATAAATCTAAAAACTGCTTTTCTGTACAATACCATCCAGAAGCAAGTCCAGGTCCAAATGACGCGACATATTTGTTTGATGATTTTATTACATTAATAGAAAATTCAAAACCAGTAACTGCTTAA
- the rpmD gene encoding 50S ribosomal protein L30, producing MGKIKVTKVRSDIKRPKDQKLTLRALGLRRIGQVVEHEDTPNILGMVNKVSHLVSVEEA from the coding sequence ATGGGAAAGATTAAAGTAACCAAAGTAAGAAGCGACATTAAAAGACCAAAAGACCAAAAGCTTACATTAAGAGCATTGGGTCTTAGAAGAATAGGTCAAGTAGTCGAGCACGAGGATACACCAAACATCCTTGGAATGGTAAATAAAGTGTCTCACTTAGTTTCTGTAGAAGAAGCATAA
- the rplQ gene encoding 50S ribosomal protein L17, with product MRHRKKGNHLGRKTAHRKAMLANMACSLIEHKRINTTVAKAKALKMFVEPLVTKSKEDTTHSRRLVFSKLRNKYAVTELFRDVAPKVGDRPGGYTRIIKLGNRLGDNADMAMIELVDFNELYTAGKPEKKTRRSRRGGGSKTAAAATETKANKEEE from the coding sequence ATGAGACACAGAAAAAAAGGAAATCACTTAGGACGTAAAACAGCTCATAGAAAAGCTATGTTAGCTAATATGGCTTGTTCCCTAATTGAGCACAAAAGAATAAATACAACTGTTGCTAAAGCTAAAGCTTTAAAAATGTTTGTAGAGCCTTTAGTAACAAAATCTAAGGAAGATACTACCCACAGCCGTCGTTTAGTATTTAGTAAATTGCGTAATAAATATGCAGTAACTGAATTATTTAGAGACGTAGCACCAAAAGTAGGAGATCGTCCAGGTGGTTATACACGTATTATTAAGCTTGGAAACAGACTTGGTGATAACGCTGATATGGCAATGATTGAGTTGGTTGACTTTAATGAGCTTTATACTGCTGGTAAACCAGAAAAGAAAACTCGTAGAAGTCGTCGTGGTGGAGGTAGCAAAACTGCTGCAGCTGCAACAGAAACTAAAGCAAACAAAGAAGAAGAGTAA
- the ykgO gene encoding type B 50S ribosomal protein L36, which translates to MKVRASIKKRSADCKIVRRKGRLYVINKKNPRFKQRQG; encoded by the coding sequence ATGAAAGTTAGAGCATCCATTAAAAAGAGAAGTGCCGACTGCAAAATTGTACGCAGAAAAGGCAGATTGTACGTGATTAACAAAAAGAATCCTAGATTCAAACAAAGACAAGGATAA
- the infA gene encoding translation initiation factor IF-1 — protein sequence MAKQPPIEQDGTIIEALSNAMFRVELENEHVVTAHISGKMRMHYIKLLPGDKVKLEMSPYDLTKARITYRY from the coding sequence ATGGCAAAACAACCGCCGATAGAACAAGACGGAACAATAATAGAAGCACTTTCGAACGCGATGTTTCGTGTAGAGTTAGAAAATGAGCATGTGGTAACGGCTCATATATCTGGAAAGATGCGTATGCACTACATAAAATTATTACCAGGAGATAAAGTAAAATTAGAAATGAGCCCTTACGATTTAACAAAGGCTCGTATAACTTATAGATACTAA
- the rplO gene encoding 50S ribosomal protein L15 — protein MELHKLRPAEGSVKNKAKRKGRGQGTGKGGTSTRGHKGAKSRSGYSKKVGFEGGQMPLQRRVPKFGFTNRNRVEYKGINLDTLQEYVDSGRITDEVTLDVLVENRLANRKDLVKIMGRGELKTALKISVHKFTKTAKDAIEKAGGEATTL, from the coding sequence ATGGAATTACACAAACTAAGACCTGCAGAAGGGTCAGTTAAAAATAAAGCTAAGCGCAAAGGTCGTGGTCAAGGTACCGGTAAAGGTGGTACTTCAACTCGTGGTCATAAAGGTGCAAAGTCACGTTCAGGATACTCTAAAAAAGTTGGTTTTGAAGGTGGACAAATGCCATTACAGCGTCGTGTTCCTAAGTTTGGTTTTACAAACAGAAACCGAGTGGAATACAAAGGAATTAATCTAGATACACTTCAAGAGTATGTTGATTCAGGTCGCATTACAGATGAAGTAACTTTAGATGTTCTTGTTGAGAATCGTTTGGCAAATAGAAAAGATCTAGTAAAAATTATGGGTCGTGGTGAATTAAAAACAGCATTAAAAATATCTGTTCACAAATTCACGAAGACAGCTAAAGATGCTATCGAAAAAGCTGGCGGAGAAGCTACAACCTTATAA
- the rpsK gene encoding 30S ribosomal protein S11, whose translation MAKQVKGKAGAAKAKARKRKVAVEAFGEAHISASFNNIIVSLTNKKGDVISWSSAGKMGFRGSKKNTPYAAQLAAEDASGVAHEAGLRKVKVYVKGPGNGRESAIRSIHNAGIEVTEIIDVTPMPHNGCRPPKRRRV comes from the coding sequence ATGGCAAAACAAGTAAAAGGTAAAGCTGGTGCAGCTAAAGCCAAAGCTAGAAAACGTAAAGTTGCTGTTGAAGCATTTGGAGAAGCACATATCTCTGCATCTTTCAACAACATTATCGTTTCTTTAACCAATAAGAAAGGTGATGTAATCTCTTGGTCTTCTGCAGGTAAGATGGGCTTTAGAGGATCTAAGAAAAACACTCCTTACGCTGCTCAATTAGCAGCAGAAGATGCAAGTGGTGTTGCTCATGAAGCTGGTTTACGTAAAGTAAAAGTATATGTGAAAGGTCCTGGAAATGGTAGAGAATCTGCTATCCGTTCTATTCACAATGCAGGAATTGAAGTAACAGAAATTATTGATGTTACTCCAATGCCTCACAATGGTTGTCGTCCACCAAAAAGACGTCGAGTTTAA
- the rpsD gene encoding 30S ribosomal protein S4 — translation MARYTGPKTKIARKFGEAIFGEDKSFEKRNYPPGQHGNNRRRGKKSEYAIQLAEKQKAKYTYGILERQFRGLFKKATAATGITGEVLLQLCESRLDNVVYRMGISPSRPGARQLVSHRHITVNGELVNIPSYQLKAGDVVGVREKSKSLDAIQSSLSNNSTVYEWITWNNEKKEGTYVSVPGRVQIPENINEQFIVELYSK, via the coding sequence ATGGCAAGATATACTGGTCCAAAAACTAAGATAGCTCGTAAATTTGGCGAAGCTATTTTCGGAGAAGATAAATCTTTTGAAAAAAGAAATTATCCTCCAGGTCAACACGGTAATAACCGTCGTCGTGGCAAAAAATCTGAGTACGCTATACAATTAGCAGAAAAGCAAAAAGCAAAATATACTTACGGTATATTAGAGCGTCAATTTAGAGGATTATTTAAGAAAGCAACAGCTGCAACAGGTATTACTGGTGAGGTGTTGTTACAACTTTGTGAGTCTCGTCTAGATAACGTTGTTTACCGTATGGGAATTTCTCCTTCTCGTCCAGGTGCTAGACAATTAGTATCACACAGACACATAACTGTAAATGGTGAGTTAGTAAATATTCCTTCTTACCAACTTAAAGCTGGTGATGTTGTAGGTGTAAGAGAGAAATCTAAATCTTTAGATGCTATCCAATCATCTTTATCAAACAACTCTACTGTTTACGAATGGATAACTTGGAATAACGAAAAGAAAGAAGGTACTTACGTAAGTGTGCCAGGAAGAGTTCAGATTCCAGAGAACATTAATGAGCAATTCATCGTCGAATTATACTCTAAATAA
- a CDS encoding DNA-directed RNA polymerase subunit alpha → MAILNFQKPDKVIMIDSTDFEGKFEFRPLEPGYGLTVGNALRRVLLSSLEGFAISSVRVEGVDHEFSTISGVVEDVTEIILNLKQVRFKRQIDEVDNETVTMNISGQEQLTAGDFQKFISGFQVLNPDMVICNMDKKVNLNIEITIEKGRGYVPAEENKKSNAPIGTIFTDSIFTPIKNVKYSIENYRVEQKTDYEKLVFEIQTDGSIHPKDALTEAAKTLIHHFMLFSDERITLEADEIAQTETYDEESLHMRQLLKTKLVDMDLSVRALNCLKAAEVDSLGDLVSYNKNDLMKFRNFGKKSLTELEELVNNKGLNFGMDLSKYKLDKD, encoded by the coding sequence ATGGCAATATTAAATTTTCAGAAGCCCGATAAAGTAATCATGATTGATTCAACCGATTTCGAAGGTAAATTCGAATTTCGTCCGTTGGAGCCTGGTTATGGTTTAACAGTAGGTAATGCACTAAGACGTGTATTATTATCTTCTTTAGAAGGTTTCGCAATTTCTTCTGTACGTGTTGAAGGTGTAGATCATGAATTTTCTACAATTTCAGGTGTTGTTGAAGATGTAACTGAAATCATATTAAATTTAAAACAAGTACGTTTTAAAAGACAAATTGACGAAGTAGACAATGAAACTGTAACTATGAATATTTCTGGTCAAGAGCAGTTAACTGCTGGTGATTTTCAGAAATTCATTTCAGGATTCCAAGTATTGAATCCAGATATGGTAATTTGTAATATGGACAAAAAAGTGAACCTTAATATAGAAATTACTATAGAAAAAGGACGCGGATATGTACCAGCAGAAGAAAACAAGAAAAGTAACGCACCAATAGGTACAATTTTCACAGATTCTATCTTTACACCTATAAAAAATGTAAAGTATAGTATTGAAAACTACCGTGTTGAGCAAAAGACAGATTACGAAAAGTTAGTTTTTGAAATCCAAACAGATGGTTCAATCCATCCTAAAGATGCTTTAACTGAAGCTGCTAAGACTTTAATACATCACTTTATGTTATTTAGTGATGAGCGCATCACCTTAGAGGCAGATGAGATTGCTCAAACTGAAACTTATGATGAAGAGTCTTTACATATGCGTCAGTTATTAAAGACTAAGTTAGTAGATATGGATCTTTCTGTACGTGCACTTAATTGCCTTAAAGCTGCAGAAGTAGATTCATTAGGAGACTTAGTTTCTTATAATAAGAACGATTTAATGAAGTTTAGAAACTTCGGTAAAAAGTCTTTAACAGAATTAGAAGAACTTGTAAACAACAAGGGACTTAATTTTGGAATGGATCTTTCAAAATATAAATTAGATAAAGATTAG